In Canis lupus dingo isolate Sandy chromosome 33, ASM325472v2, whole genome shotgun sequence, a single genomic region encodes these proteins:
- the POPDC2 gene encoding popeye domain-containing protein 2 isoform X1: protein MSAHSSPAGQAPWQGPACLGWKRDLEGAVFHLANCFLLLGFMGGSGVYGCFYLFGFLGTGYVCCLMWGWFDACGLDIVLWSFLLAVACVLQLAHLAYRLRKNTLPEEFDVLYKTLCLPLQVPLQVYKEIVRCCEERVLTLATEQTYAVEGETPINRLSLLLSGRVRVSQDGQFLHYIFPYQFMDSPEWESLRPSEEGVFQVTLTAETPCSYISWPRKSLHLLLTKERYTCQLFSALLGYDISEKLYALNDKLFAKFGLRFDIRLPSLYHVLGPAAADAGPEAEKAPGEPRARGAPPPAPPPAPPPRAGARPDSGLLGEDSASLVLEDFEEVSGSESFMDYRSDGEYMSF, encoded by the exons ATGAGCGCCCACAGCAGCCCCGCGGGCCAGGCCCCGTGGCAGGGCCCCGCGTGCCTTGGCTGGAAGCGGGACCTGGAAGGGGCCGTCTTCCACCTGGCCAACTGCTTCTTGCTCCTGGGCTTCATGGGGGGCAGCGGGGTGTATGGATGCTTCTACCTCTTTGGCTTCCTGGGCACGGGCTACGTGTgctgcctgatgtggggctggttTGATGCCTGCGGCCTGGACATCGTCCTCTGGAGCTTCCTGCTGGCAGTGGCCTGCGTGCTCCAGCTGGCGCACCTGGCCTACCGCCTGCGCAAGAACACCCTCCCCGAGGAGTTCGATGTCCTCTACAAGACCCTGTGTCTACCCCTGCAGGTGCCTCTGCAGGTGTACAAGGAGATTGTTCGCTGCTGCGAGGAGCGGGTCTTGACTCTGGCCACTGAGCAGACGTACGCTGTGGAGGGCGAGACGCCCATCAACCGCCTGTCCCTGCTACTCTCTGGCCG GGTTCGTGTGAGCCAGGACGGGCAGTTCCTGCACTACATCTTTCCTTACCAGTTCATGGACTCTCCCGAGTGGGAATCGCTGCGGCCCTCTGAGGAGGGAGTGTTTCAG GTCACTCTGACGGCGGAGACCCCCTGTAGCTACATCTCCTGGCCGCGGAAGAGCCTCCACCTTCTTCTGACCAAAGAGCGGTACACCTGCCAGCTCTTCTCGGCCCTGCTGGGCTACGACATCTCCGAGAAGCTCTACGCCCTCAACGACAAGCTCTTCGCCAAGTTCGGGCTGCGCTTTGACATCCGTCTGCCCAGCCTCTACCACGTGCTGGGGCCCGCGGCCGCCGACGCCGGGCCCGAGGCCGAGAAggcccccggggagccccgggcccgcggagcgcccccgcccgcgcccccgcccgcgcccccgccccgcgccggggCCAGGCCCGACAGCGGCCTCCTGGGGGAGGACTCCGCCAGTCTGGTGCTGGAGGATTTTGAGGAGGTGTCGGGATCAGAATCGTTCATGGATTATAGGAGTGACGGGGAGTACATGAG ctTCTAG
- the POPDC2 gene encoding popeye domain-containing protein 2 isoform X2, with protein sequence MSAHSSPAGQAPWQGPACLGWKRDLEGAVFHLANCFLLLGFMGGSGVYGCFYLFGFLGTGYVCCLMWGWFDACGLDIVLWSFLLAVACVLQLAHLAYRLRKNTLPEEFDVLYKTLCLPLQVPLQVYKEIVRCCEERVLTLATEQTYAVEGETPINRLSLLLSGRVRVSQDGQFLHYIFPYQFMDSPEWESLRPSEEGVFQVTLTAETPCSYISWPRKSLHLLLTKERYTCQLFSALLGYDISEKLYALNDKLFAKFGLRFDIRLPSLYHVLGPAAADAGPEAEKAPGEPRARGAPPPAPPPAPPPRAGARPDSGLLGEDSASLVLEDFEEVSGSESFMDYRSDGEYMR encoded by the exons ATGAGCGCCCACAGCAGCCCCGCGGGCCAGGCCCCGTGGCAGGGCCCCGCGTGCCTTGGCTGGAAGCGGGACCTGGAAGGGGCCGTCTTCCACCTGGCCAACTGCTTCTTGCTCCTGGGCTTCATGGGGGGCAGCGGGGTGTATGGATGCTTCTACCTCTTTGGCTTCCTGGGCACGGGCTACGTGTgctgcctgatgtggggctggttTGATGCCTGCGGCCTGGACATCGTCCTCTGGAGCTTCCTGCTGGCAGTGGCCTGCGTGCTCCAGCTGGCGCACCTGGCCTACCGCCTGCGCAAGAACACCCTCCCCGAGGAGTTCGATGTCCTCTACAAGACCCTGTGTCTACCCCTGCAGGTGCCTCTGCAGGTGTACAAGGAGATTGTTCGCTGCTGCGAGGAGCGGGTCTTGACTCTGGCCACTGAGCAGACGTACGCTGTGGAGGGCGAGACGCCCATCAACCGCCTGTCCCTGCTACTCTCTGGCCG GGTTCGTGTGAGCCAGGACGGGCAGTTCCTGCACTACATCTTTCCTTACCAGTTCATGGACTCTCCCGAGTGGGAATCGCTGCGGCCCTCTGAGGAGGGAGTGTTTCAG GTCACTCTGACGGCGGAGACCCCCTGTAGCTACATCTCCTGGCCGCGGAAGAGCCTCCACCTTCTTCTGACCAAAGAGCGGTACACCTGCCAGCTCTTCTCGGCCCTGCTGGGCTACGACATCTCCGAGAAGCTCTACGCCCTCAACGACAAGCTCTTCGCCAAGTTCGGGCTGCGCTTTGACATCCGTCTGCCCAGCCTCTACCACGTGCTGGGGCCCGCGGCCGCCGACGCCGGGCCCGAGGCCGAGAAggcccccggggagccccgggcccgcggagcgcccccgcccgcgcccccgcccgcgcccccgccccgcgccggggCCAGGCCCGACAGCGGCCTCCTGGGGGAGGACTCCGCCAGTCTGGTGCTGGAGGATTTTGAGGAGGTGTCGGGATCAGAATCGTTCATGGATTATAGGAGTGACGGGGAGTACATGAGGTGA